The proteins below come from a single Stomoxys calcitrans chromosome 1, idStoCalc2.1, whole genome shotgun sequence genomic window:
- the LOC106092659 gene encoding cell death protein rpr: MAVAFFIPDQAALIRKAKQQEQQILAMREAHWRYVASVVYDALRQYLQDTPTLLNRSSVNNKADKSSTSGQN; the protein is encoded by the coding sequence atggccgTAGCATTTTTCATACCCGATCAAGCCGCTTTGATACGCAAAGCCAAACAACAGGAGCAACAAATTTTGGCTATGCGTGAAGCCCATTGGCGTTATGTGGCCTCAGTGGTCTATGACGCCCTGAGGCAGTATCTGCAGGACACACCCACATTATTGAATCGTAGCAGCGTCAACAATAAGGCAGATAAATCTTCAACATCaggtcaaaattaa